The following are encoded in a window of Ranitomeya variabilis isolate aRanVar5 chromosome 8, aRanVar5.hap1, whole genome shotgun sequence genomic DNA:
- the LOC143787327 gene encoding calreticulin-like isoform X2, with protein sequence MKWCLLLATCVLAASAEPVIYLREQFEDGDEWQKRWVESKNKSDYGKWQLTAGKFFGDPEKDKGIQTTQDWKYYALSTRFEPISNENQTLVIQFTVKHEQAIDCGGGYVKVYPADIDQEQINSDSVYCIMFGPDICGTIHEKVHVILSYKEKYHLITKNITAKHDELTHLYTLIIRPNNSYAVKIDNEVVANGTLEDDWDFLLPRIIKDENATKPADWDDRVKIEDPNEQRPEDWDETEFITDPESKRPHDWDSSMDGEWEPPMIPNPKYKGIWQSKIIDNPNYQGDWVLPDIDNPDYVPDDTLYRYDELGVIGLDLWQVKSGTIFDNFLITNDEELAEKIGNETWGETREPESKIKTMQDEERDAKDEKKQRWKKLEQEFAKLDELEKQEKERQSKLRKKLRKQYGLEPPAEQTQLPQPPPPKDEL encoded by the exons ATGAATGGCAAAAAAGATGGGTTGAATCCAAGAATAAGTCGGACTATGGAAAATGGCAACTGACAGCTGGTAAATTCTTTGGCGATCCAGAGAAAGATAAAG GTATACAGACTACCCAAGACTGGAAGTATTATGCGCTGTCTACGCGGTTTGAGCCAATTAGCAATGAGAATCAGACACTAGTGATACAATTTACTGTTAAACATGAGCAGGCGATTGACTGTGGAGGAGGCTATGTGAAGGTGTATCCTGCAGACATAGACCAAGAGCAGATCAATTCAGATTCCGTTTATTGCATCATGTTTG GGCCTGATATATGCGGCACAATCCATGAAAAAGTTCATGTTATACTGAGTTATAAGGAGAAATATCATTTAATAACCAAGAATATAACAGCCAAG CACGATGAGCTCACACATTTGTACACTCTGATTATCCGACCGAACAACTCATATGCAGTGAAGATTGATAATGAGGTGGTGGCCAACGGTACATTGGAGGATGACTGGGACTTCTTACTACCTCGGATAATCAAAGATGAAAATGCCACGAAGCCAGCCGACTGGGACGATAGAGTTAAAATTGAAGATCCTAATGAGCAACGGCCAGAA GACTGGGATGAGACAGAGTTTATTACAGATCCGGAATCAAAGCGGCCGCATGACTGGGACTCCAGCATGGATGGGGAGTGGGAACCTCCGATGATTCCAAATCCAAAATACAAG GGAATTTGGCAATCAAAGATAATAGATAATCCAAACTATCAAGGAGATTGGGTCCTGCCTGATATTGATAATCCAGATTATGTGCCAGATGACACGTTATATAGATATGACGAGCTTGGGGTTATTGGACTGGATCTCTGGCAG GTGAAATCTGGAACAATTTTTGATAACTTTCTTATAACAAATGATGAAGAGTTAGCTGAGAAAATTGGAAATGAAACCTGGGGGGAAACCAGG GAACCAGAGTCGAAAATTAAAACAATGCAGGACGAGGAAAGGGATGCAAAAGATGAAAAGAAGCAAAGATGGAAAAAGTTAGAGCAAGAATTTGCAAAACTCGATGAACTAGAGAAGCAAGAAAAAGAAAGACAATCAAAACTGCGAAAAAAATTGCGAAAACAATATGGATTAGAGCCACCGGCAGAACAGACACAGCTACCTCAGCCTCCGCCACCTAAAGATGAACTGTGA
- the LOC143787327 gene encoding calreticulin-like isoform X1 gives MDQDRLLLISQKMKWCLLLATCVLAASAEPVIYLREQFEDGDEWQKRWVESKNKSDYGKWQLTAGKFFGDPEKDKGIQTTQDWKYYALSTRFEPISNENQTLVIQFTVKHEQAIDCGGGYVKVYPADIDQEQINSDSVYCIMFGPDICGTIHEKVHVILSYKEKYHLITKNITAKHDELTHLYTLIIRPNNSYAVKIDNEVVANGTLEDDWDFLLPRIIKDENATKPADWDDRVKIEDPNEQRPEDWDETEFITDPESKRPHDWDSSMDGEWEPPMIPNPKYKGIWQSKIIDNPNYQGDWVLPDIDNPDYVPDDTLYRYDELGVIGLDLWQVKSGTIFDNFLITNDEELAEKIGNETWGETREPESKIKTMQDEERDAKDEKKQRWKKLEQEFAKLDELEKQEKERQSKLRKKLRKQYGLEPPAEQTQLPQPPPPKDEL, from the exons ATGAATGGCAAAAAAGATGGGTTGAATCCAAGAATAAGTCGGACTATGGAAAATGGCAACTGACAGCTGGTAAATTCTTTGGCGATCCAGAGAAAGATAAAG GTATACAGACTACCCAAGACTGGAAGTATTATGCGCTGTCTACGCGGTTTGAGCCAATTAGCAATGAGAATCAGACACTAGTGATACAATTTACTGTTAAACATGAGCAGGCGATTGACTGTGGAGGAGGCTATGTGAAGGTGTATCCTGCAGACATAGACCAAGAGCAGATCAATTCAGATTCCGTTTATTGCATCATGTTTG GGCCTGATATATGCGGCACAATCCATGAAAAAGTTCATGTTATACTGAGTTATAAGGAGAAATATCATTTAATAACCAAGAATATAACAGCCAAG CACGATGAGCTCACACATTTGTACACTCTGATTATCCGACCGAACAACTCATATGCAGTGAAGATTGATAATGAGGTGGTGGCCAACGGTACATTGGAGGATGACTGGGACTTCTTACTACCTCGGATAATCAAAGATGAAAATGCCACGAAGCCAGCCGACTGGGACGATAGAGTTAAAATTGAAGATCCTAATGAGCAACGGCCAGAA GACTGGGATGAGACAGAGTTTATTACAGATCCGGAATCAAAGCGGCCGCATGACTGGGACTCCAGCATGGATGGGGAGTGGGAACCTCCGATGATTCCAAATCCAAAATACAAG GGAATTTGGCAATCAAAGATAATAGATAATCCAAACTATCAAGGAGATTGGGTCCTGCCTGATATTGATAATCCAGATTATGTGCCAGATGACACGTTATATAGATATGACGAGCTTGGGGTTATTGGACTGGATCTCTGGCAG GTGAAATCTGGAACAATTTTTGATAACTTTCTTATAACAAATGATGAAGAGTTAGCTGAGAAAATTGGAAATGAAACCTGGGGGGAAACCAGG GAACCAGAGTCGAAAATTAAAACAATGCAGGACGAGGAAAGGGATGCAAAAGATGAAAAGAAGCAAAGATGGAAAAAGTTAGAGCAAGAATTTGCAAAACTCGATGAACTAGAGAAGCAAGAAAAAGAAAGACAATCAAAACTGCGAAAAAAATTGCGAAAACAATATGGATTAGAGCCACCGGCAGAACAGACACAGCTACCTCAGCCTCCGCCACCTAAAGATGAACTGTGA